GAAGCTCTACCAGATGGGCGACGAGACCATCCGCGCCCTGCGCGGCGTCGCGCTCGAGATCCGGCGCAACGAGTATCTCGCCATCATGGGGCCCTCGGGCTCCGGCAAGTCCACCCTGATGAACATGCTGGGCTGCCTCGATACGCCCACCGCCGGCCACTACGACTTCAACGGCAAGAACGTGGCGCACATGTCCGACGACGAGCTGGCCGACATCCGCAACCGCGAGATCGGGTTCGTCTTCCAGACCTTCAACCTGCTGCCGCGCTCCAACGCCCTGCACAACGTTGAGCTGCCCCTCATTTACGCCGGTGTTTCCCGTCACGAGCGCATCGAGCGAGCGAAGCAGGCGCTGCAGCACGTCGGCCTGGGCGACCGCATGCATCACCGGCCCAACGAACTTTCCGGCGGCCAGCGCCAGCGTGTGGCCATCGCCCGCGCCCTCGTCACCCGCCCGTCCATCATCCTCGCCGACGAGCCCACCGGCAACCTCGACTCCCGCACCGGCGTCGAAATCATGGCGCTCTTCGAGCAGCTCTACGAGCAGGGCAACACGATCATCGTCGTCACCCACGAAGAGGACATCGCCCGCCACGCCCGCCGTATCGTGCGACTGCGCGACGGCTTGATCGAATCCGACGCGCCGGCGTCCTGAGTTTTTTAATTTTTGAATTTTGGTTTTTGATTCTATGACCGAAACCGAGCTCAAAGCCCGAACGAAGCTTTTTGCCCGCCGGGTGTTGCACCTGGTCGAGGCCTTGCCGCGCAGCCGTTCGGCTGCAGTGGTGGCGAATCAGCTGGGCCGTTCCGGCACGTCGGTCGGCGCCAATTATCGTTCGGCGTGCCGCGCCCGCTCGACGGCTGACTTCATTTCCAAGCTAGGCATCGTTGAGGAGGAAGCAGACGAGAGCGCGTTCTGGATGGAGCTGATCATCGAGGAGGAGATGTTGCCCGGGAAGAAGGTTCAGCCGCTTTGGGACGAGGCCAATGCTATCACCGCCATGATGGTGAGTTCGCGCAAGACGCTCGGCCGGAGAAATCAAAAGGCAAAAATCCAAAGCCAAAAATGAGAAGGCTGTTCTACGAACTCAGTGAGTCTATCCGCATCGCGGCAGCCCAGATCCGGGCCAACAAGCTGCGCTCGGCCCTCACAGCGCTCGGGGTGATCATCGGCATCGTCGCGGTCACGCTCATGGGCACGGCGATCAAGGGCATTGATGCCGGCGTGGACCGCAGCATGGCCGGCTTCGGTGATGATATTCTCTATGTTTCCAAGTGGCCGTGGTCGGGCGTCGAGGACTGGTGGAATTACCGCAACCGGAAGCCGATCCGGCACGACTATGCACCGCAGATCAATGCCTGGATCGCCGCCAACCCGAACAGCCCGCTGAAACTGGCCGTGCCCAACGGCGAGCGCTTCACCTCCATCATTCGCGGCGAATACCGGGTGAATGGTATCTACACGCTCGGCACGACGTCCGACTACGCCCGCATCACGCGCTCGGACATGAAGGAAGGACGCTTTTTCACCGACTTCGAGGGGCAAGCCGGGTCCAACGTCTGCGTGATCGGTTTCGATGTGGCCGACGCGCTCTTCCCCAACGAATCCCCGCTCGACAAGACCATCCGCATTCGCGAGCAGAATTTCCGGGTGATTGGCGTGGTCGCCCGACAGGGCAGTTTTCTCGGCCTGTTCAGCTGGGATTCCATGGTGGCGATGCCCCTCACGACCTTCCGCCGCTACTACCGGGTGGGCGAGGGCGGCGAGATCCGCGTGCAGGTGGACAACACCCGCATGGCCGAGGCCAAGGAGGAGCTGCAAGGCCTGATGCGCCGTATTCGCGGCCTTGGGCCCGAGCAACGGGACGATTTCAGCATCAACGAGCAGGGCACCATCCGCCAGCAGCTCGACCCGATCAAGAATGGTATCGCCATGGCCGGCCTCTTTATCACCGGTCTGGCGCTCTTCGTCGGCGCGATCGGCATCATGAACATCACCTATGTGAGTGTGAAGGAGCGCACCAAGGAGATCGGCACGCGCAAGGCCCTCGGAGCCC
This DNA window, taken from Oleiharenicola lentus, encodes the following:
- a CDS encoding ABC transporter ATP-binding protein; amino-acid sequence: MTPSPAPAFERVTRPPGKLVIKIDGVTKLYQMGDETIRALRGVALEIRRNEYLAIMGPSGSGKSTLMNMLGCLDTPTAGHYDFNGKNVAHMSDDELADIRNREIGFVFQTFNLLPRSNALHNVELPLIYAGVSRHERIERAKQALQHVGLGDRMHHRPNELSGGQRQRVAIARALVTRPSIILADEPTGNLDSRTGVEIMALFEQLYEQGNTIIVVTHEEDIARHARRIVRLRDGLIESDAPAS
- a CDS encoding four helix bundle protein yields the protein MTETELKARTKLFARRVLHLVEALPRSRSAAVVANQLGRSGTSVGANYRSACRARSTADFISKLGIVEEEADESAFWMELIIEEEMLPGKKVQPLWDEANAITAMMVSSRKTLGRRNQKAKIQSQK
- a CDS encoding ABC transporter permease encodes the protein MRRLFYELSESIRIAAAQIRANKLRSALTALGVIIGIVAVTLMGTAIKGIDAGVDRSMAGFGDDILYVSKWPWSGVEDWWNYRNRKPIRHDYAPQINAWIAANPNSPLKLAVPNGERFTSIIRGEYRVNGIYTLGTTSDYARITRSDMKEGRFFTDFEGQAGSNVCVIGFDVADALFPNESPLDKTIRIREQNFRVIGVVARQGSFLGLFSWDSMVAMPLTTFRRYYRVGEGGEIRVQVDNTRMAEAKEELQGLMRRIRGLGPEQRDDFSINEQGTIRQQLDPIKNGIAMAGLFITGLALFVGAIGIMNITYVSVKERTKEIGTRKALGARRRTILLQFLIEAVSICFVGGVAGLSLAAALTSVVSVVAPSFPLVFSTGLVVTGLTVSVLTGIFSGFAPAWAASKLDPVVALRYE